In the genome of Neoarius graeffei isolate fNeoGra1 chromosome 27, fNeoGra1.pri, whole genome shotgun sequence, one region contains:
- the elfn2a gene encoding extracellular leucine-rich repeat and fibronectin type III domain containing 2a: MATRTSRLSKSFSHAISFIFLALFFFPQPTLVRGDCWLIEGDKGYVWLAICSQNQPPYETIPQHINNTVHDLRLNENKLKAIFFSSMSRFTNLTDLNLTKNEISYIEDGAFAGQANLQVLQLGYNKLTNLTEGMLRGLGRMQCLFLQHNLIEVIATNAFWESPSLSSLDLSSNKLAKLDQSTFTVLGRLMVCELAGNPFHCGCELYSFLNWLDAFNNVTHTYDRLQCETPKELSGYPLLSPIASHVRNAHSILSSICKYGVIIPGMTSMPPELYSSGIGPDISDQMGPYHQPTISSTAIPSYSPSIRLHSVSLSSASLLVQIPRPYSKMYILVQYNHSYVSDIINLKKKKEIVTLNTLKPHTDYTYCVASIRNSQRYNHTCLNFATRSPGPDDLRAGPSTTTHYIMTILGCLFGMVIVLGLVYYCLRRRRIQEEKENSISVKKTILEMRYGPEAAAAAAKDPSVLQKLQEQVHHQHYHSKLSQSTSSSMGMLHSSANTSSSRLSTLPQADKMATAFSEAMASSKGNYMDVRGEERIKDGAMLVSEDEIRREVNGIDAGEEDSDDGGQGSTSEISTIAKEVDKVNQIINNCIDALKLDSGVAATPAENSSSPPPQCSTSSSRGLIPLSPTTNTCPIMSSPKIPHLPPVPLVMPLSERPGISGGGFLSPPYRDPPPVTAARPLQRQLSADAAVVALNVKNRCSVSSGVPSKNTRVFSLDVPEPRSPDSCKFPEKGSPVRCGEPLDRLPLVGVQGGNNSRGEGGNGGGGGAGGGSGGSGGCGGIVPAQQHLLEVHPDYHCSEHRHSFPALYYEGAADSPAQKASFLKPLSRTKRDTAYSQLSPRHHNYSGYSSSPEYSSETTLKIWERFRPYKKSPRQDAYIAAGHALRRKVQFAKDEDLHDILDFWKGVSAQQKL; the protein is encoded by the coding sequence ATGGCCACCAGAACATCCAGGCTCTCTAAATCCTTTTCCCATGCCATCTCATTCATTTTTCTTGCTCTATTTTTCTTCCCACAACCAACATTAGTGAGGGGGGACTGCTGGCTTATCGAGGGTGATAAAGGATATGTTTGGTTGGCGATCTGCAGCCAGAACCAGCCACCATATGAAACAATCCCTCAGCACATTAACAACACTGTGCACGACCTGCGTCTGAATGAGAACAAGCTGAAGGCCATCTTTTTCAGTTCCATGAGTCGTTTCACCAACCTCACAGATCTCAATCTCACCAAGAATGAGATCTCCTACATCGAGGATGGTGCCTTTGCAGGACAGGCTAACCTTCAAGTGCTACAACTGGGCTACAACAAGCTAACAAACCTTACAGAAGGGATGCTAAGAGGCCTGGGAAGAATGCAGTGCTTGTTTTTGCAGCACAACCTCATTGAAGTGATTGCCACCAATGCTTTCTGGGAGAGTCCCAGTCTAAGCAGCCTCGACCTGTCATCCAACAAGCTGGCCAAGCTGGACCAGTCCACCTTCACAGTTCTTGGCCGTCTAATGGTGTGTGAGCTGGCAGGGAATCCTTTTCACTGTGGCTGTGAGCTGTACAGCTTCCTAAACTGGCTAGATGCCTTTAATAATGTCACACACACTTATGACAGGCTGCAATGTGAAACCCCAAAGGAACTTTCTGGATATCCTTTACTAAGTCCAATAGCTAGCCATGTCCGCAATGCCCACTCTATCTTATCATCCATTTGCAAATATGGAGTCATTATTCCTGGGATGACCTCCATGCCTCCAGAGTTGTATTCTTCTGGAATAGGTCCAGATATCTCTGACCAGATGGGACCATATCATCAACCCACAATCTCATCAACTGCAATTCCGTCTTACAGCCCTAGCATCAGGCTGCATTCTGTTTCTCTGTCATCAGCCTCATTACTGGTTCAGATCCCTCGACCTTACAGTAAGATGTATATCCTGGTGCAGTACAACCACAGCTATGTGTCTGATATTATTAacctaaagaaaaagaaagagatagTCACACTTAACACACTGAAACCCCATACAGATTACACTTACTGTGTAGCCTCAATTCGTAACTCACAGCGATACAACCACACTTGTTTGAATTTTGCCACAAGATCTCCAGGTCCTGATGATCTGCGTGCTGGGCCGTCGACCACCACCCACTACATAATGACCATTCTGGGCTGTCTGTTTGGCATGGTCATTGTGTTGGGTCTGGTGTACTACTGCCTACGCAGGCGGCGGATTCAGGAGGAGAAAGAGAACTCTATAAGTGTAAAGAAAACTATCTTAGAAATGCGGTATGGCCCtgaggcagcagcagcagctgccAAAGACCCCTCAGTTTTGCAAAAGCTCCAGGAACAAGTTCACCATCAGCACTACCACAGCAAGTTGTCTCAGTCCACTTCCTCTAGCATGGGGATGCTCCACAGTTCTGCCAACACCAGCTCCTCTCGGCTCTCGACACTTCCCCAGGCTGACAAGATGGCCACTGCTTTCTCGGAGGCCATGGCCAGCAGTAAGGGGAACTACATGGATGTACGAGGGGAGGAACGTATAAAGGATGGAGCGATGCTAGTTTCAGAGGATGAGATAAGGAGGGAAGTAAATGGAATAGATGCAGGAGAGGAGGACTCAGATGATGGTGGCCAAGGATCAACATCTGAGATCTCTACCATTGCAAAGGAAGTGGACAAAGTGAACCAGATCATCAACAACTGCATAGACGCACTGAAGCTGGACTCTGGTGTTGCAGCCACTCCAGCAGAAAactcctcctctccacctccgcaGTGTAGCACCTCCTCCTCCAGAGGACTCATCCCACTTTCTCCAACAACAAACACATGTCCAATCATGTCTTCTCCTAAAATCCCCCATCTACCCCCTGTGCCTCTAGTCATGCCTCTGTCGGAGAGACCAGGAATCAGTGGAGGTGGCTTTCTATCCCCACCCTACAGAGACCCACCTCCTGTTACAGCAGCAAGGCCTCTACAGCGGCAACTAAGTGCTGATGCAGCTGTTGTTGCTCTCAATGTGAAGAATCGCTGCAGTGTTTCCTCTGGAGTGCCCAGTAAGAACACTCGTGTCTTTAGTCTGGATGTTCCTGAGCCTCGGAGTCCAGATTCCTGCAAGTTTCCAGAAAAAGGCAGTCCTGTTCGGTGCGGGGAGCCCCTCGATAGGCTCCCTCTGGTGGGGGTTCAAGGGGGCAATAATAGCAGGGGAGAAGGTGGCAACGGGGGAGGAGGGGGAGCCGGTGGTGGCAGTGGTGGTTCGGGTGGATGTGGTGGTATAGTTCCAGCTCAACAGCACCTCCTGGAGGTGCACCCAGACTACCACTGCTCAGAGCACCGACACTCCTTCCCCGCTCTCTACTATGAGGGTGCCGCCGACTCCCCTGCCCAGAAAGCTTCTTTCCTAAAGCCCCTCTCTCGCACCAAGAGGGACACTGCCTATTCCCAGCTCTCACCACGGCACCACAACTACTCGGGATACTCGTCCAGCCCCGAGTACTCATCTGAGACCACTCTGAAGATCTGGGAGCGTTTTCGTCCTTATAAAAAGAGCCCTCGTCAGGACGCCTACATAGCAGCTGGACATGCGCTTAGGAGGAAAGTGCAGTTTGCCAAGGACGAGGATTTGCATGACATTCTTGACTTTTGGAAAGGGGTGTCTGCACAACAGAAACTGTAA